In one window of Solanum pennellii chromosome 2, SPENNV200 DNA:
- the LOC107011072 gene encoding uncharacterized protein LOC107011072 isoform X2: MKQPENFAEAVSPATKKVTGKALSTEKENFEVYPLYTLPILALDKELENFEIRNLLKPVYNNRNCVDSDNALKTRRYFEFILIDTGSIEIEHELADQSDPDSIAYSKFTIKKILSPSNWLTDHLLTPINLSKRFNPQTFNWFDYRNAWMNFLFVRPITHSWFVKYCTEASTSVIPRWFYEWWSYFGGNKQNLTG, translated from the exons ATGAAGCAACCAGAAAACTTTGCAGAAGCTGTATCTCCGGCAACTAAGAAGGTTACAGGAAAAGCTCTTTCCAcagagaaagaaaattttgaagtatATCCTTTATATACTCTCCCTATCCTTGCTCTTGACAAGGaattagaaaattttgaaattagaaATCTACTTAAACCTGTTTATAATAATAGGAATTGTGTAGATAGCGATAATGCCTTAAAAACCAGAAGGTATTTTGAATTCATTCTTATCGATACAGGTTCGATCGAAATCGAGCATGAACTTGCAGATCAATCAGACCCGGATAGCATTGCCTATTCGAAATTTACAATTAAAAAGATTTTGTCTCCCTCTAACTGGTTGACTGATCATCTCCTTACCCCTATAAATCTTTCTAAAAGATTTAACCCCCAAACATTTAATTGGTTCGACTACAGGAATGCGTGGATGAACTTCTTATTTGTTAGACCAATCACTCATTCGTGGTTTGTCAAATATTGCACAGAAGCCTCGACTTCTGTAATCCCCAGGTGGTTCTACGAATGGTGGAGTTACTTTGGAGGAAATAAACAG AATTTGACAGGATAA